From the genome of Parazoarcus communis, one region includes:
- a CDS encoding NifX-associated nitrogen fixation protein, which translates to MISIDTSTAPAAVLSPELADTDFIKEMNRQARALDSYGTYDGWPVDRVLAPYVLTKEQRRQIPVIGDPDDVTISRVKAFHNAIAALIEKECGLMAVPVINITHEGFGRGMITVGKLVVLDRTLRDVHRFGFESFSKMKDEADKHLSVALEIIGKYPEVAGL; encoded by the coding sequence ATGATCAGCATCGACACCAGCACCGCCCCCGCCGCCGTCCTCAGCCCCGAACTCGCCGACACCGACTTCATCAAGGAGATGAACCGCCAGGCGCGCGCACTCGACAGCTACGGCACCTATGACGGCTGGCCGGTCGATCGCGTCCTCGCCCCCTATGTGCTGACCAAGGAACAGCGGCGCCAGATTCCGGTGATCGGCGACCCCGACGACGTCACCATTTCCCGCGTCAAGGCATTCCATAACGCGATCGCGGCCCTGATTGAAAAGGAGTGCGGACTGATGGCCGTACCGGTGATCAACATCACCCACGAAGGCTTCGGCCGCGGAATGATCACCGTCGGCAAGCTCGTCGTACTCGACCGCACCCTGCGCGACGTGCATCGCTTCGGCTTCGAGTCTTTCTCCAAGATGAAGGACGAGGCCGACAAGCACCTGTCCGTTGCACTGGAGATCATCGGCAAGTACCCGGAAGTCGCCGGACTCTGA
- a CDS encoding SoxR reducing system RseC family protein, with product MMQRNGKVISISDDGVTVRFERAAACGGCRAEKVCGTSNTTDLVLSAAGCASRAGDEVMVEIDGGMALRALFVTHLLPVLGLLAGMGFASLIQLTDAGIAGLSFAGLGLGLIASRRVARHPALQPAPRITSDPLNPTRASLHQESDT from the coding sequence ATGATGCAACGTAACGGCAAGGTCATCAGCATTTCCGACGACGGCGTGACCGTTCGTTTCGAACGCGCTGCAGCCTGCGGAGGCTGTCGCGCGGAGAAAGTCTGCGGCACTTCGAACACGACCGATCTCGTCCTCAGCGCCGCGGGCTGCGCGTCGCGTGCCGGCGACGAGGTCATGGTCGAGATCGATGGCGGCATGGCATTGCGGGCCCTGTTCGTCACCCACTTGCTGCCGGTCCTCGGCCTGCTCGCCGGCATGGGCTTCGCCAGCCTGATCCAGCTCACCGATGCAGGTATCGCCGGCCTCAGTTTCGCCGGCCTCGGCCTCGGGCTCATCGCCTCGCGGCGGGTCGCACGCCACCCTGCACTGCAGCCCGCCCCCCGAATCACCTCCGATCCACTCAACCCAACGCGTGCAAGCCTGCACCAGGAGTCAGACACATGA
- a CDS encoding NifB/NifX family molybdenum-iron cluster-binding protein, producing MNGVRIAFASTDRSTVNQHFGSTEAFAIFEIGADTCQLVEVTEFIDTSQDGNENKLPAKIATLAGCAAVYCLAVGASAVKQLLAAGVQPIRVEEGRAIDSLVEELQAELASGPAGWLAKAIKDRQPADSSRFDEMEAEGWQE from the coding sequence ATGAATGGCGTACGCATTGCCTTTGCCAGCACCGACCGCAGCACGGTGAACCAGCACTTCGGCTCCACCGAGGCCTTTGCCATTTTTGAGATCGGTGCAGACACCTGCCAGCTGGTGGAGGTCACTGAATTCATCGATACCTCGCAGGACGGCAACGAAAACAAGCTGCCGGCGAAGATCGCCACGCTTGCGGGCTGCGCTGCGGTGTACTGCCTCGCCGTCGGCGCGTCGGCCGTAAAGCAGTTGCTGGCGGCCGGTGTGCAGCCGATCCGGGTAGAGGAAGGTCGTGCCATCGACAGCCTGGTCGAAGAGCTTCAGGCCGAACTGGCCAGCGGCCCCGCGGGCTGGCTGGCGAAAGCCATCAAGGACAGGCAGCCGGCCGACAGCAGCCGCTTCGACGAGATGGAAGCCGAGGGTTGGCAGGAATGA
- the nifN gene encoding nitrogenase iron-molybdenum cofactor biosynthesis protein NifN, protein MAEIIRHPKALAVNPLKSSAPAGAALAFLGINRSMPIFHGSQGCTAFAKVFFVRHFREPVPLQTTAMDQVATVMNADGNVVQALATVCGKSKPALVGLATTALAETQGTDIRRLVHEFRAKHPQFDHIPVAAVNTPDFAGCLETGYASAVKGIIEATVPDTAGSGLVGKRKKQVNLLLGAHLTPGDVEAIKEWVELFGLRPLAVPDLADSLDGHLIAEDFVPVTLGGTTISELATLGEAVATIVVGRSLKGAADLLAERTGVPDHRFDGLIGLDACDRFTATLAEIAGIAVPEKLERHRAQLQDAMVDTHFMTGLRRVAIAADPDLLLQLSELFAGMGSEIVSAVSPIKAASLAGVAAGQVHVGDLEDLENLARSAHAELLVSNSHAAATAARLGVPLLRAGMPQYDLVGGFCKTWVGYRGTRQVLFDLANLVLQHHDSITPHHSRYKQPAPSAPQTAAAGGH, encoded by the coding sequence ATGGCCGAAATCATCCGTCACCCCAAGGCACTCGCGGTCAATCCGCTGAAGTCGTCGGCACCGGCCGGCGCCGCGCTGGCCTTTCTCGGCATCAACCGGTCGATGCCGATCTTTCATGGCTCGCAAGGATGCACGGCCTTCGCCAAGGTCTTCTTCGTGCGCCACTTCCGCGAACCCGTGCCGCTGCAGACCACGGCCATGGACCAGGTCGCCACGGTGATGAACGCCGACGGCAACGTCGTACAGGCGCTTGCCACGGTATGCGGCAAGAGCAAGCCGGCCCTGGTCGGCCTCGCCACCACCGCGCTGGCAGAAACCCAGGGCACCGACATCCGGCGGCTCGTGCATGAGTTCCGGGCCAAGCACCCCCAATTCGATCACATCCCGGTCGCAGCAGTGAATACGCCGGACTTCGCAGGCTGTCTCGAGACCGGCTATGCGAGCGCGGTGAAGGGCATCATCGAGGCCACGGTGCCCGACACGGCAGGCAGCGGCCTTGTCGGCAAGCGCAAGAAACAGGTCAACCTGCTGCTCGGCGCCCACCTCACCCCGGGCGACGTCGAAGCGATCAAGGAATGGGTCGAACTCTTCGGCCTGCGCCCGCTGGCGGTGCCCGATCTTGCCGACTCGCTTGACGGTCACCTGATTGCGGAAGACTTTGTCCCGGTCACGCTTGGCGGCACCACCATCTCCGAGCTCGCCACCCTGGGCGAGGCGGTCGCAACGATCGTCGTCGGGCGCTCACTCAAAGGTGCGGCCGACCTGCTGGCGGAGCGCACCGGCGTACCCGACCACCGCTTCGATGGGCTCATCGGGCTGGACGCCTGTGATCGTTTCACCGCCACACTGGCAGAGATCGCCGGCATTGCGGTGCCCGAAAAGCTCGAGCGTCATCGTGCGCAGTTGCAGGACGCAATGGTCGACACCCACTTCATGACCGGTCTGCGCCGGGTCGCGATCGCGGCCGACCCCGACCTCCTGCTGCAGCTTTCCGAGCTCTTTGCCGGCATGGGCAGCGAAATCGTCAGCGCGGTGTCGCCGATCAAGGCCGCAAGCCTCGCCGGCGTGGCCGCCGGGCAGGTGCATGTCGGTGACCTGGAAGACCTCGAAAACCTCGCCCGCAGCGCCCACGCCGAACTGCTGGTGTCCAACTCGCATGCCGCGGCAACTGCTGCGCGGCTCGGCGTACCGCTGCTGCGCGCAGGCATGCCGCAATACGACCTGGTAGGCGGCTTCTGCAAGACCTGGGTGGGCTACCGGGGTACCCGGCAAGTCCTGTTCGATCTGGCCAACCTGGTACTGCAACATCATGACTCCATCACACCTCACCACTCCCGCTACAAGCAGCCCGCCCCCTCCGCGCCGCAGACAGCTGCGGCTGGTGGGCACTGA
- the nifE gene encoding nitrogenase iron-molybdenum cofactor biosynthesis protein NifE, which produces MKAADIAELLNEPACTHNKKEKSGCSRPTPGASAGGCAFDGAQIALLPIADVAHVVHGPIACSGNSWDNRGTASSGPTLYKIGMTTDLSEQDVIMGRGEKRLFHGIKQAIDTHAPAAVFVYNTCVPALIGDDIESVCKAASERWNVPVVPIDCAGFYGTKNLGNRIAGEAMVKHVIGTREPEPVAAERIPPGITIHSINLIGEYNIAGELWYLTPLFDELGIRILCTLSGDARFHEVQTMHRAEVSMLVCAKAMINVARKMEERYGIPWFEGSFYGITDTSAALREIARLIGDPDLVQRTEALIEREEKRVRAELDAWRPRLEGKRVLLFTGGVKSWSVVSALQDLGMIVVASGTKKSTEEDKARILELMGDNTIMLNTEGARDLLNAVYELKADILIAGGRNLYTALKARLPFLDINQEREFGYAGYDGMKELVRQLALTLESPVWAAVRKPAPWSQKAMVIAGPEMGDSPDGGDESDAHAHDHDHAAPTGAAA; this is translated from the coding sequence GTGAAAGCCGCCGACATTGCCGAACTGCTGAACGAACCTGCCTGCACGCACAACAAGAAGGAGAAATCCGGTTGTTCGCGCCCCACCCCCGGCGCCTCGGCCGGTGGCTGCGCCTTTGACGGCGCGCAGATCGCCTTGCTTCCGATTGCCGACGTGGCCCACGTGGTTCATGGCCCGATCGCCTGCAGCGGCAACTCCTGGGACAACCGCGGCACCGCCTCGTCCGGCCCCACCCTGTACAAGATCGGCATGACAACCGATCTGTCGGAACAGGACGTGATCATGGGTCGCGGCGAGAAGCGCCTGTTCCACGGCATCAAGCAGGCCATCGACACCCATGCCCCCGCGGCCGTCTTCGTCTACAACACCTGCGTGCCGGCACTGATCGGGGACGACATCGAGTCGGTCTGCAAGGCCGCCAGCGAGCGCTGGAACGTGCCTGTGGTGCCGATCGACTGCGCCGGCTTCTACGGCACGAAGAACCTCGGCAACCGGATCGCCGGCGAAGCCATGGTGAAGCACGTGATCGGCACCCGCGAACCGGAACCGGTCGCGGCAGAACGGATTCCACCGGGCATCACCATCCACAGCATCAACCTCATTGGCGAGTACAACATCGCCGGCGAGCTCTGGTACCTGACCCCGCTGTTCGACGAACTCGGCATCCGCATCCTGTGCACCCTGTCGGGCGATGCCCGCTTCCATGAAGTCCAGACAATGCACCGCGCGGAAGTCAGCATGCTGGTCTGCGCCAAGGCCATGATCAACGTCGCACGCAAGATGGAAGAGCGCTACGGCATCCCCTGGTTCGAGGGCAGCTTCTACGGCATCACCGACACCTCGGCCGCGCTGCGCGAGATCGCCCGCCTGATCGGCGACCCCGATCTGGTCCAGCGCACAGAAGCGCTGATCGAACGCGAGGAAAAGCGGGTCCGTGCCGAACTCGACGCCTGGCGCCCGCGCCTCGAAGGCAAGCGCGTCCTGCTCTTCACCGGCGGTGTCAAATCATGGTCGGTGGTGTCGGCGCTGCAGGATCTGGGCATGATCGTCGTCGCCAGCGGCACCAAGAAATCGACCGAGGAGGACAAGGCCCGCATCCTCGAACTGATGGGTGACAACACCATCATGCTCAACACCGAGGGCGCGCGCGATCTGCTCAATGCGGTGTACGAACTGAAGGCCGACATCCTGATTGCCGGCGGACGAAACCTCTACACCGCGCTCAAGGCCCGCCTGCCCTTCCTCGACATCAACCAGGAGCGCGAATTCGGCTACGCCGGCTACGACGGCATGAAAGAGCTGGTGCGCCAGCTCGCGCTCACCCTCGAATCGCCGGTGTGGGCCGCCGTCCGCAAGCCCGCCCCGTGGTCGCAGAAAGCGATGGTGATCGCCGGCCCCGAGATGGGGGACAGCCCGGACGGTGGCGACGAGTCCGACGCGCACGCCCACGACCATGACCACGCCGCGCCCACCGGCGCCGCTGCCTGA
- a CDS encoding 4Fe4S-binding leucine-rich repeat protein: MNHPHKPETGDYTPPENPCPRCALRNSLLAEGRCAPGDACLFVHSGRQIDRFLARNPAFAEGCLSDDFWERRAIAVRYAPAEAAGRLIDDPDETVRRAVAVRAEGEALLHLARDEDREVRVTVATRLPPSELGRLMRDPDYAVRLQVARRLPHGSLPQMTDDPDPVVRKEIARRLPAFALSRLARDADPEVRALAAGRMLPNDAATMLADPHWLVRAAAVQQAPLEALAAVSDDPEETIRLLVADRLTDAAKTPQSAPDQ, encoded by the coding sequence ATGAACCATCCGCACAAACCCGAGACCGGTGACTACACGCCGCCGGAGAACCCCTGCCCACGATGTGCGCTGCGCAACAGCCTGCTCGCCGAAGGCCGCTGCGCGCCCGGCGACGCCTGTCTGTTCGTCCACAGCGGACGCCAGATCGACCGCTTCCTGGCGCGCAACCCGGCCTTTGCCGAAGGCTGTCTCAGCGACGATTTCTGGGAGCGCCGCGCAATCGCGGTCCGCTACGCGCCCGCCGAGGCCGCAGGCCGGCTGATCGACGACCCTGACGAAACCGTCCGGCGCGCGGTGGCGGTCCGCGCCGAAGGCGAAGCCCTGCTTCACCTTGCCCGCGACGAGGATCGTGAAGTACGGGTGACCGTCGCCACCCGCCTGCCTCCGTCCGAACTCGGGCGCCTGATGCGCGACCCCGACTATGCCGTGCGCCTGCAGGTGGCTCGTCGTCTGCCGCACGGCAGTCTGCCGCAGATGACCGACGATCCCGATCCTGTCGTGCGCAAGGAGATCGCCCGCCGCCTGCCAGCCTTCGCACTCAGCCGCCTCGCCCGCGACGCCGACCCGGAAGTCCGCGCCCTTGCGGCAGGACGCATGCTGCCGAACGATGCCGCCACCATGCTCGCCGACCCGCACTGGCTGGTGCGCGCCGCGGCCGTTCAGCAGGCGCCGCTCGAGGCGCTGGCTGCCGTCTCCGACGACCCGGAGGAAACCATCCGTCTGCTCGTGGCCGATCGCCTGACCGATGCAGCGAAAACCCCGCAGTCCGCACCCGATCAGTAA
- a CDS encoding nitrogen fixation protein NifZ: MSAAFCSPGDVVFALDAIHNDGSIPDIDAGALLAAAGTRGVVVKTGHVEAAPDIDIILVRFEGEDDVLGPPVGCLVEELRLEPVLTN; the protein is encoded by the coding sequence ATGAGCGCCGCATTCTGCTCACCCGGCGACGTCGTATTCGCACTCGACGCCATCCACAACGACGGCAGCATTCCCGATATCGACGCGGGCGCGCTGCTCGCTGCGGCCGGAACCCGTGGCGTAGTGGTGAAGACCGGTCATGTCGAGGCCGCCCCTGACATCGACATCATCCTGGTGCGCTTCGAGGGCGAGGACGATGTGCTCGGCCCCCCGGTCGGATGCCTGGTCGAAGAGTTGCGGCTGGAGCCCGTCCTCACCAACTAG
- a CDS encoding (2Fe-2S) ferredoxin domain-containing protein has translation MAKPKKHVLVCVQGRPAGHPRGSCQQKGCNEVYQGFMEAFQARNLWADYAVTNTGCIGPCSNGPSVLVYPEGVMYSGVSAADVGSIIDEHLISDKPVERLLAPASVW, from the coding sequence ATGGCAAAACCCAAGAAACACGTTCTCGTCTGTGTCCAGGGCCGCCCCGCCGGCCACCCCCGCGGATCCTGTCAGCAGAAGGGCTGCAACGAGGTCTATCAGGGCTTCATGGAAGCCTTTCAGGCCCGTAACCTGTGGGCGGACTACGCCGTGACCAATACCGGCTGCATCGGTCCCTGCTCCAATGGCCCGAGCGTGCTGGTGTATCCGGAAGGCGTGATGTACTCAGGCGTCAGTGCTGCCGATGTCGGCAGCATCATCGACGAGCATCTCATCAGCGACAAGCCGGTCGAGCGCCTGCTGGCGCCGGCCAGCGTGTGGTGA
- a CDS encoding flavodoxin: protein MANIGIFFGTDTGRTRRIAKSIAKKLGAAAADPLNVNKATADDFLAYDALIIGTPTLGDGELPGLECGAQTASWAEFLPQLDGADMSGKVVAIFGLGDQEKYGNEFCDAMADLYDCVTTCGANVIGTWPVDGYTFKSSQAVIDGSFVGLALDQDNQPTLTDERVDAWLAGITPALMAAAG from the coding sequence ATGGCAAACATCGGCATCTTCTTCGGCACCGACACCGGCCGCACCCGACGCATCGCCAAATCGATCGCGAAGAAACTCGGCGCTGCAGCCGCCGACCCGCTCAACGTCAACAAGGCGACGGCCGACGATTTCCTCGCCTACGACGCCCTCATCATCGGCACCCCGACGCTGGGCGACGGCGAACTGCCCGGCCTCGAGTGCGGCGCCCAGACCGCAAGCTGGGCCGAATTCCTGCCTCAGCTCGACGGTGCCGACATGAGCGGCAAGGTCGTTGCCATCTTTGGACTCGGCGACCAGGAGAAATACGGCAACGAATTCTGCGATGCGATGGCCGATCTCTACGACTGCGTCACCACCTGCGGTGCAAACGTGATCGGCACCTGGCCGGTCGACGGCTACACCTTCAAGAGCTCCCAGGCCGTGATCGACGGCAGTTTTGTCGGTCTCGCACTCGACCAGGACAACCAGCCCACGCTCACCGACGAGCGTGTCGATGCCTGGCTGGCAGGGATCACGCCGGCACTGATGGCTGCCGCTGGCTGA
- a CDS encoding ankyrin repeat domain-containing protein, with translation MMNTETLTASEPSSRQAHRISAADAADMLLRHMDGVLPALAVFDVRDENSYHAAHIDAAVRLAEATFPQQIRGLNRATPVLIYCYHGNASRTWAQWFADFRVPEVYSVDGGYPAFSDALATRRAGQQGTPVAGMDARADLLAFLQTHGFDPFDLNAPRQHGLTALMRAALAGHEGVVDALLACGADISRRNMDGNNALWLACVSGNAAIVRRLVQAGIDIDNRNDMGATCLMYAASAGKAEMVALLLECGADPQVLNFDDARAVDLAATRSCLQLLRHTIG, from the coding sequence ATGATGAACACCGAAACCCTGACCGCCTCCGAACCAAGCAGCCGCCAGGCTCACCGCATCTCCGCCGCGGATGCGGCCGACATGCTCCTGCGTCACATGGACGGCGTGCTGCCCGCCCTTGCGGTGTTCGATGTGCGCGACGAAAACAGCTATCACGCGGCGCATATCGACGCAGCGGTCCGCCTCGCCGAGGCCACTTTTCCGCAGCAGATCCGGGGGCTGAACCGCGCCACGCCGGTTCTGATCTACTGCTATCACGGCAATGCCAGTCGCACCTGGGCGCAGTGGTTCGCGGACTTCCGCGTCCCCGAGGTGTATAGCGTGGATGGCGGCTACCCGGCCTTCTCCGACGCACTCGCTACACGCCGCGCCGGCCAGCAAGGCACGCCGGTCGCAGGCATGGACGCCCGCGCCGACCTCCTCGCGTTCCTGCAGACACACGGGTTCGACCCTTTCGACCTCAACGCGCCGCGCCAGCACGGCCTGACAGCGCTGATGCGTGCGGCCCTCGCGGGGCATGAGGGCGTGGTCGACGCCCTCCTCGCCTGCGGTGCAGACATCTCCCGCCGCAACATGGACGGCAACAACGCCCTCTGGCTGGCCTGCGTATCGGGTAATGCCGCGATCGTGCGCAGGCTCGTGCAGGCAGGCATCGACATCGACAACCGCAACGACATGGGTGCGACCTGCCTGATGTACGCCGCCTCGGCCGGCAAGGCCGAGATGGTCGCACTCCTGCTCGAGTGCGGCGCCGACCCGCAGGTGCTCAATTTCGACGACGCCCGCGCAGTGGACCTCGCCGCCACCCGCAGCTGCCTCCAACTTCTTCGCCACACGATCGGATGA
- a CDS encoding nitroreductase family protein, with protein sequence MKRTDSAIPASPPTLSDSDVVRLYHARSKHRFEAYAAGPAMLDWDAQPAPFRHYDGAPTVALPLLGAPGASAPLRAVQDLPFPCAGAPHLPQRPGLESIGTLLHLSLGITAWKVMGPDRWAVRANPSSGNLHPVEAWLIARDIPGLADGVYHYRPEDHVLECRALDRTAGSDTPRLGLALSTAMWREAWKYGERGFRYCQLDVGHAASALAHAAALLGWSLAEQPVPTACLAHRLGLDRDADFPGSRHPQVEREEAELLLAVGLDGHGPASATQALQPPADDTRWFGRASLLDPLPRYRWPLIDDVAAATRHRAEGTAPATAAVAPPWQPSAQLAGFDSSAARTMLSRRSAQRFDASHRMSRAAFHSVLHVLGDSMRPSSLWPHASGMVAALFVHRVDACAPGLYLLTADGCDDAGAFATSGEHVETIGDGLTLRLHRKLEQVELHRLARSLHCHQDIASTACLALGLIAPFGVIAANPAAYRDLFRLAGQTGQALYLLAELLGLRGTGIGCFFDDPVHEALGLSGSSHQPLYHFTIGLPIDDARIESAPAYPADRALHQPANRTPT encoded by the coding sequence ATGAAGCGCACCGACTCCGCCATCCCGGCTTCCCCCCCGACGCTATCGGACAGCGACGTAGTCCGGCTGTATCACGCCCGCAGCAAACACCGCTTCGAGGCCTATGCAGCCGGACCGGCGATGCTCGACTGGGATGCGCAGCCCGCCCCCTTCCGCCACTATGATGGCGCCCCCACCGTGGCACTGCCATTGCTCGGAGCGCCTGGCGCAAGCGCACCGCTGCGGGCAGTGCAGGACCTGCCCTTTCCCTGTGCAGGTGCCCCGCACTTGCCGCAGAGGCCGGGCCTGGAGAGCATCGGCACGCTCTTGCACCTGTCGCTCGGCATCACCGCATGGAAGGTCATGGGACCGGACCGCTGGGCGGTGCGCGCCAACCCCTCCAGCGGCAACCTGCATCCGGTGGAAGCCTGGCTGATCGCACGGGACATTCCGGGGCTTGCCGACGGGGTGTATCACTACCGGCCCGAAGACCACGTACTGGAGTGCCGTGCGCTGGACAGGACAGCCGGATCGGACACGCCGCGGCTCGGCCTCGCACTCAGCACCGCGATGTGGCGCGAGGCGTGGAAATACGGTGAGCGCGGATTCCGCTACTGCCAGCTCGACGTCGGCCACGCTGCCAGCGCCCTCGCGCACGCTGCGGCACTGCTGGGCTGGTCGCTGGCCGAGCAGCCAGTGCCCACTGCATGCCTCGCGCATCGGCTCGGTCTCGACCGCGATGCAGACTTTCCAGGCAGCCGTCACCCGCAGGTCGAGCGTGAAGAGGCCGAACTCCTGCTCGCCGTCGGACTTGACGGGCACGGACCGGCTTCCGCCACACAAGCCCTGCAGCCGCCGGCGGACGACACGCGATGGTTCGGACGCGCTTCGCTGCTGGACCCGCTGCCACGCTACCGCTGGCCCCTGATCGACGACGTCGCCGCAGCAACCCGGCACCGGGCAGAGGGCACAGCCCCCGCCACTGCGGCGGTTGCGCCCCCCTGGCAGCCCTCGGCGCAGCTGGCCGGCTTCGACAGCAGTGCGGCCCGGACCATGTTGAGCAGGCGCAGCGCGCAGCGTTTCGACGCCTCGCACCGGATGAGCCGGGCAGCCTTTCACAGCGTGCTCCATGTCCTTGGCGACAGCATGCGTCCAAGCAGCCTCTGGCCCCATGCCTCGGGAATGGTGGCCGCGCTGTTCGTGCACCGGGTCGACGCCTGCGCGCCCGGGCTGTACCTGCTGACGGCCGACGGCTGTGATGATGCAGGCGCTTTCGCCACCTCCGGTGAGCACGTGGAAACCATCGGGGACGGCCTGACACTGCGTCTGCATCGCAAGCTTGAGCAGGTCGAGCTCCATCGTCTCGCGCGCAGCCTGCACTGTCATCAGGACATCGCGTCCACCGCCTGTCTGGCGCTCGGCCTGATCGCGCCCTTTGGCGTCATCGCTGCCAACCCTGCGGCCTACCGCGATCTGTTCCGGCTGGCCGGACAGACGGGACAGGCCCTCTACCTTCTCGCCGAACTCCTCGGACTTCGCGGCACTGGCATCGGATGCTTTTTCGACGATCCGGTCCACGAAGCGCTGGGCCTCTCCGGCAGCAGTCATCAGCCCCTGTACCACTTCACCATCGGTCTGCCGATTGACGACGCAAGAATCGAATCCGCCCCGGCCTATCCCGCCGACCGCGCCCTGCATCAGCCCGCCAACCGGACGCCAACATGA
- a CDS encoding monovalent cation:proton antiporter-2 (CPA2) family protein, whose product MQSVATFAALLAVAVFLVPFFKRAGLGTVLGYLVAGVLIGPWGASVVHDPENLLHTAELGVVLLLFIIGLELQPSRLWALRKPVFGLGALQFFGVGALLIGVARLLGLSWSESVLAGLALALSSTAFVLPTLAERNELHSRYGRETFAILLFQDLMVIPLLALLPLLGADKPEGGVSPVVGLVVLGIVIAIGRPVLDRIFRHVSRIDSREMFTAAALATALGLALLMEASGLSMSLGAFVAGVLLSDSDFRHELEGSIAPFQGLLMGFFFIAVGMSINLGMIVQHPINVIAFTFGLLAIKGFGLYGLRRMVGGAAKVSRMQALALAQCGEFAFVLFGAARANSLLPVDVVEQLTLSVALSMAIAPLLFIIGDRINAREAANQPEQPADDMPDEPNPVVIAGFGRVGQIIGRILRLRGVPFTALDKDRDEVDVVRRFGAQAYYGNAAHLEVLDAARVGEAKVFVLAIDDIETSLRCAELVRKHFPHVQIVARARDRFHAYRLMDLGVTLQMRETFKSSLALACMTFEALGKPPEVASQIIDLFARNDQELLKRQQALYHDESQLIQSTKDAHMELVALLEQELAAAGPPEAEPESPKA is encoded by the coding sequence ATGCAATCAGTCGCCACCTTCGCTGCACTGCTCGCCGTTGCTGTTTTTCTCGTTCCTTTCTTCAAGCGCGCGGGGCTCGGCACAGTGCTGGGCTACCTCGTCGCGGGGGTGCTGATCGGCCCCTGGGGTGCGAGCGTGGTGCACGACCCCGAGAACCTGCTGCATACCGCAGAGCTCGGCGTCGTGCTGCTGCTGTTCATCATCGGCCTTGAGCTTCAGCCCAGCCGCCTGTGGGCATTGCGCAAGCCGGTGTTCGGGCTCGGCGCGCTGCAGTTCTTCGGTGTGGGCGCGCTGCTCATCGGTGTTGCCAGGCTGCTGGGGCTGAGCTGGTCCGAGTCCGTTCTGGCCGGCCTGGCGCTGGCCCTGTCGTCGACGGCATTCGTGCTGCCGACACTGGCCGAACGCAATGAGCTGCATAGCCGCTACGGCCGCGAAACCTTCGCCATCCTGCTGTTCCAGGATCTGATGGTCATCCCCTTGCTGGCGCTGCTGCCCCTGCTCGGTGCCGACAAGCCGGAAGGCGGCGTGTCGCCCGTCGTGGGACTGGTGGTGCTGGGCATCGTCATCGCCATCGGGCGACCGGTGCTCGACCGCATCTTCCGCCACGTCAGCCGCATCGACAGCCGCGAGATGTTTACCGCCGCGGCGCTCGCCACCGCGCTCGGTCTTGCCCTGCTGATGGAGGCCAGCGGCCTGTCGATGTCGCTCGGCGCCTTCGTCGCCGGCGTGCTGCTGTCCGACTCGGACTTCCGCCACGAACTCGAAGGCTCGATCGCGCCCTTCCAGGGCCTGCTGATGGGTTTCTTCTTCATCGCGGTGGGGATGAGCATCAACCTCGGCATGATCGTGCAGCACCCGATCAACGTCATCGCCTTCACCTTCGGCCTGCTCGCAATCAAGGGCTTCGGCCTGTACGGCCTGCGCAGGATGGTTGGCGGTGCAGCCAAAGTGTCGCGCATGCAAGCCCTGGCGCTCGCGCAGTGCGGCGAGTTCGCCTTCGTGCTGTTCGGGGCCGCGCGGGCAAATTCGCTGCTGCCGGTCGATGTCGTCGAACAGCTGACGCTGTCGGTCGCGCTGTCAATGGCCATCGCCCCGCTGCTGTTCATTATCGGCGACCGCATCAACGCCAGGGAAGCAGCGAACCAGCCGGAACAGCCTGCCGACGACATGCCCGACGAACCCAACCCCGTCGTGATCGCCGGCTTCGGTCGCGTCGGCCAGATCATCGGCCGCATCCTGCGCCTGCGCGGCGTGCCCTTCACCGCCCTGGACAAGGACCGCGACGAAGTCGACGTCGTGCGCCGCTTCGGTGCCCAGGCCTACTACGGAAATGCGGCCCACCTGGAAGTGCTGGACGCCGCCCGCGTCGGCGAAGCCAAGGTATTCGTGCTGGCCATCGACGACATCGAAACCTCGCTGCGCTGCGCCGAACTCGTGCGCAAGCATTTCCCCCACGTGCAGATCGTCGCCCGCGCGCGCGACCGCTTCCATGCCTACCGCCTGATGGACCTCGGCGTCACCCTGCAGATGCGTGAAACCTTCAAGTCCAGCCTCGCCCTGGCCTGCATGACCTTCGAAGCCCTCGGCAAGCCCCCCGAGGTCGCCAGCCAGATCATCGACCTGTTCGCCCGCAACGACCAGGAACTGCTCAAGCGGCAACAGGCGCTGTACCACGACGAGAGCCAGCTGATTCAATCCACCAAGGATGCGCACATGGAACTGGTGGCGCTGCTGGAGCAGGAGCTCGCTGCAGCCGGGCCGCCGGAAGCGGAACCAGAAAGCCCGAAGGCCTGA